The Octopus sinensis unplaced genomic scaffold, ASM634580v1 Contig14716, whole genome shotgun sequence genome includes the window GGTTGTACTCACAGTATGTAACTCTGATGTGAggagctgctgctgctagtaAGACCGACGTGTCCATTTTGTAAGCGAGCCGCTCATTGGTCGATTGCTGGCTACATGCTCTTAATTGGGCGCTATTAGCTTCGAATGTCTTTACGTAGTATTTTCATGGCGGATTCAAAACGTGTGTCGGGAGTCTTTTGAtattaatctttaaaaaaaaaagggggaaaaaaaaataacaaacagacaaaagaaaaaacaaacaggaaagaagacaaacaaaacaaaaattacgtATCTTTTAAACTTTCTTTGACCATGCCGCACGTTAGTTCGGGCGGCTCCGAGGACTTTTTCTCTAAAGACGAGGTCAAAGTTTATAAAGATGAAGGCGAAGAAGAGAAGCGATCCTCGGAAAATCTTTCCGAAGATAAGTTGGGTTTAGTAACTGAGAGTGAAGAGGTATGTtttcgccaaaaaaaaaaaaaaaaaatatgctgatTATTTATCTTTCCTATATGTCTACAgctatctaatgtatatatatatatatgtatgtatacatatatatggtgtgtgtgtattatatatatatatatatatgtatatatatatatatacacacatatatatatatacacacatgcttctaTATAATTATAGTCTTGGTGctatacccttatatatatatatatatatatatatatatatatatatatatatatatatatatatatacgtgtgtgtgttgtttgtgtatatatataaatacacacacacacatatatatataaatacacatacatagctgTGCGTATTTGCTACAACAttattacagtaaaaaaaaatacgtgATGTATATGGAGTTTACCTTTGCCTTTGAACGACGGTTTGCTTGCTCCGGAAGAAATCATATTATTTATCGGTGTGTATTTACCATTTCAGGGGAAAAACTCCAGTTTACCAGGACAAAGTTACCCTGGAGGCGAGAAGTCTAATACATCAGGGCGCCCAGAAGACGGTATGTTGTCATATtgatgtctgtgcgtgtgtgtttatatatatatatatatgtatatgtatgtatgtatgcacgcacttGTATTTATCGTGTTGCaaatccatttatttaattaaaaaaaaaaaagagagagaaatctaaaacaaaaataccctgtaaGCATCGCATTTCATATCGGATGTagctttaattttatttacaaaattggAAATAGTATGTTTTGTTATGATTGGCAGTTTTGGAAGATCTTATATACTATGATGCATAccctatatgaaatatatatataatgtgattccTCTTTGGCCTACTCCTTCGAGCTGGAATCACTCGATTATTGTTTAGTGGTCGGCCGCTTTTTAATTTGTCGTGTTTAATCAATGATCGATATGTTGTAACataacacaaacatacgcactcacacatttTATACACTTGTAGGATATGCTTATCTTACTATCCATCCTATGGATGAGTTAAGCCGTTCATTTCTAGAGGAATTCGCATAGAAGAacagaatatttttatttatttttatattgtaagCGTGGCAGCCAGCgatccccactttttttttttttagtaaaaaatatatatatctatgtattaaaaccagaaaaaaaaaaagaaaagctgtggtcacaatattaaaaaagaaaatggtcaagTGATCTCATATaacccctatgtatgtgtgtgtgtaattatcttTATATCAatgtgtctatctttctatctctgctGACATCAAAGGAATTGTGTCGATTGTTTGCATACCGTCACCAGTCTTGACAAAATGACCTgattttcactattattattattattactacatagTTActaatttttcatgttttatcttggcacatatatatacacattaacagatgcacacacgtacacactaatatggtaatatatctatatctatcttttactAACTGCCTATCtcttcgtatttatatatacataatacgatgATCTATAATCgtatctgtatgtacgtgtgtgtgtgtatttatatattagtcgTATAACAAGCACAACTTGCACTATTGCCCGTTATGCGCCTGTAGTATGAAGTAGGATTGTGTAGAAGTTATTTTGATCGATAACTATTGGCAATTAAATTTAAGGCGATTGTTCGTTGTAGGTCAGATGAAAGTGAATGTGAGAGATGTagtaaaaaaacccagaaaaatatgtatttatatatatatatagctagctatacatatatttaaatcccAAATTCATATCTTCGTATCTGTATACAATTTGCGAATATGTAGAGAGATGTATTGCTTTTCGGTGTTAGCTGGTCACAAACTGGGGGGTCTCGCTTTCATGTTTTTATCTACTTAATTttccacagtttttttttgttttcgctgATTTAACCGTGACAGATCCTTTATTCATTTATAAGCAGGTTAGAGATTTTttatatgcgtgtggtgtgtgtgtacacacaggcCCTACTTGACGTTTATaaagcttttgtgtgtgtgtatgtattttctttctatatttatctTCGGTTAATGCAATTTTTCTAACCGGGTCTATTAGACCATATGATGTGTGATGTGttggtgctgtgtgtgtgtgttatgtttattacgtgtatatgtgtgtgtgtgtgtttatagttgtGCTATGTCCGCATTAAAATTATTCcaatttatttattgatgatCTTTAGTagaaggcttttaaaaaaatagaaagaaagaaagctacgTTCAGCAGTGTGGAGGCTGGGAATTACTGAAACTCCACAGTGTAGTAGTTTGTTTAAGGTgcgtgccgtgtgtgtgtgtgtgtgtgaattaagcAGAATAACACTTGTGTAAAATTTTGTCCTTTTGCTTCAGTGAGATAACATTTCTTTTATGGACATTCTTtagacacgcacaaacgcacaaatatgCGCGTGTGAACTCATACATACAATTaaatgcattctctctctctctctctctctctatatatatatatatatatatatatatatatatatatacattaatacacacacatacacgcattctcttctttaaacacacacacacacacatgtatatatatatataggtgtgtatatacacacgcttataAATACATccacgttcacacacatgcatcctttcttttctgtaaattaataaatacacacacacacgtgtggtgtgtgcgcgtatgtatatgaatgcgttCGCAGATGTCCACGTAAATGAGTGAGAACGTTTGCACATTCATTCATACTTGTgtgtgttcctctctctctctctctctatccccttctcaaacacacacacacatttgtttgacTGCTCTGTGTACACAGACtctcgaacacacatacacacgtgtatgtgtaatatttttttatggcTACTAATTCGAATagacgtgcgcgcgcgtgtgtcccCCACTTCAACTCCGTTTGGGGgggattttttttaattttattttcatatattttgtgtgtgtgtgtgtgtgtgtgtgtgtgatgtctcgCCTTCGATTGTAACGCTTGCTGTCCTCCACACAGACTATGATGTCCCCTGTCCTTTGCACACCTCTCCAAACACCAGCatcgaacgaacgaacgaacgaatagATGGATGGGGGAAAAAGGGATTGAGAAAAATAAACAtgtaataaacaaatacacaaaaaaagaaacccaTCCAACTAAAGCAAGAGTTgtttgaaaagagagagagaaagagataaacagaaaaacagaaagggcttgaacagagaagagagacagaatgagagagagagacagaatgagagagagagaaaaacatgaaGGAGTTTCTTTTACAACATCGACCGTTAACATCCCTGTTTACAGAGTGAGACCTACCTAGAAACGATCaactgtccctctctctctctctctcatttccatCCAGTCCTGttccatccttctctctctctctctctctctctcagagtcgTCTCTTTCCTCCATCTCGTtctctcaaattctctctctatatatatatatcgttctgtatgcatgtgtgggctCTGTTTATCAAGACACGCACTACacacagctattattattattattattattgtttttattttcacataCGGAGAGGGAAAAATATTGTACATCCATATTTCTACAcctcttttaatgaaattttgcgaATATTCGTCATTTCTTACTCTCATTTCTTCCCTCATTcatttgaattgttttttttttttgaaaaatgtattccatatttccttccatttctctttttcttttattccttttaatcCTCTCTGTTGTCCCCCCCACCCTTATTCCTTACTCCTTTCTCGTACACTTTCTAATCCTCTCCGCCCCCACTTCTTTCTCATACTCTTTCaatcactccctccctctctgtcctCTCTATTGTTACCTTCTCTTTCAATTCGTCCGCACTAATACTTCCCCTCTTCTTTCACTTCCATACattctttccctcctcctccgctcgctcactcactcactcactctccctccctctctctgtcctcCCTATCACTCTTTCTAACTCTGTTTTGTCGTTTTGCCCCCCCGGTTtcgcttcctttctctctctctcactccctcctgttgtgcgtatatgtgtgaacCCTCCGTTCAACTTGGCATCTCTTTTCCTGTCCATCTTCCATAGAATCTTTATGCCAACAATTCCTCAATTGCGCCGATCAATAATGGTTCACTGCAGTAAAGCAGAGAGTTGTGGAAaacgtcattaaaaaaaaaattccagccttatttatttatttctttattggaatCTGTTTTAATTATCTCATGCTTGCAATATCACCCCCTTTCCACTCAccctttaatttttgaaaataatttttttttcttttatcattattgaaattatttactcCGATatctttgaaaacattttattttttctcgcgcgctatatatatatatatacatacatacatacacatacacacaccgtaaTATTAGGTGGTTAGAAATTTTGATTGTCGGTTATAACTAATTTTTGCTTCTACGAAAtgtaaacaagtgtgtgtgtatgtatattacgcacgcgcgtgtatgtgtacatacatacatatatatataatatatatagggatttGGAATCTGGGCAGGTATTTTGTTAGGCAATCTTGTTAGCCCTCTAGACCTGGCTAACCGTATCTAACTAGGGACTAACAATTTACAAAGTACTTCACACGATAGGTAAATTCTTGAGTTCGTGTCACTGTATTTCACAccgtgtacaatatatatatatatatatatatatatatatatatatataggcttttgGTCATGGAAGTAAATTACATACAggtttttaataatatttcaactgaatgaatgaatggtttGTTGTAAGAAAAGCTTAAAGGAAGCAGTCGTCGAAGCCAACCAAAAAGTTACTTAAACAGTGCAAGCTTTTATCTAATTATTGCTAAGTGTTGTTGTGATCAATCACCGACCGACGACTTGTGTGCTAGCTTATGTTCGCTTGAAAATTGCTTTATAAACAGATTCatttctctgtgtgcgtgtgtatgtatgagagacgGATAAAGAGATAGACTGTGTGTGAATGACTGTGGCgcgtctatttctttctcttcatctttactaaatcactctctctctctcatacacacacagcggTTTGGTGATGCAACCAGGAACATAGCTCATAACATgagtatatcctatatatatattattattattaatggtaataaagaaatcattaataaTCGACAGAACTACAGTGTAATGCAAGGGTCGAGAGCTTCGTGCATTGACACCAAACTGGTTTAAAATGAAACGGATTATATTATATACCGGTGATAATCTTGATTgctccacgcacacacataccccctccatatatatatatatatatatatatatgtatatatatgtgtgtgtgtgtgtgtatcctaggTTGTCCGATTCCTGCTGCCCGACTGAGCAGAAGCCTTCCCCCCGTATTTGTAATATGTATGTTGACTTGTCGGTGTTTCAAAGTGATATGTCGAGTTTTGTTATCAATGGTGATGGCTGTTAGCGATGTTTTTCGATGTTTGTGGTGGTTAATGGTGTTAGTGGCGGTTGGTGTTGATGCTGGTTGTGGAAGGATGTTAAATAACCAGCTAAGTCTATTAGTGTTGGCGCTGAAGAATATATAGCAAGCAGTAACCATTATTATATTGAGCTTGTATTGGTAATCCAGTCAGTGTGAAGATAGCACCGAGTCGCCACAGTCAGtgatagtggtggcgatggtggtggggggactgtggatatatatatgtgtgtgtgtgtttgagagaaattagcctgtaatgtgtttttttgtttttggtgggaAGATGAAGTTAgtgacttgaaaaagaaaaacgagtgggatttattgtttgtttattgagcTTTTAGTCTAAGTTCAATCAACTCTAATCGAGTAAGCGTTGTTCTCTGCCTATGAGCTGAGacgttccagttatgaccatctcgtcttttcaAGGAGTAGAGTAGGACTATGTTATCTAAtgactatctttttttttttttttagacagcaaattgttttgagaaataTTGGACTGTTGTTTCTAGGAGAGAATGATTATGTAAGAAGCTTTAGCATTGACTCCCTTCTGAAAAGAAGGGACTAAGTATTACTGAGAAAGTTTAggatacacgcatatgtgtgtgtacacacacacacacatatatatgtagttctatttgtttatttgctgGTTTATTTAGTAGGTGGAATCtcacgcacatacagatatatgttgtTTAAGCACCAGCTCATCTCAGGtagagcagatctatgatcaaagacgttacACCCATGACTAACCTATCCTGTTCGGACctggtatattatatatctaggtCTACGTTATTCACTGTAcctctctctttgttttatttacttatttttttagatGGTAGCTTGTAACTCaagagatatttggctgttatttctagcatgttaatCCACTGTATTGAGACTCGTAAAGGAAGCTCGATATattgagagaagagaaagtgtgtgtgtgcgtgtgagcaggGAGGGGCAGTTGTCTGTGACagccagaagccatgagagaATCTATAacatgtctttctctctgtcatacaTATTTTGGTCAGcatttttctttattgatttcaatTCTGTTGTATAATGTTGGGTGGTTTGGTTTGACGTGATTCCCTGAAAactccccacacatacatacacacacacacgcaaatttgttttcattttccttctactcataaaaatttttaaataaaaaccccaaatattttgtaacttaaaattttaatataaatatcctTTCTGGTCGCTttcccactactactaccacctagaagaagaaaatgacttgtTTCAATTTCCGTCGAGTCAGTTTTTGTTGTGAAGTGTTtgaggcgcgcgtgtgtgtgtgtgaggtagaaAAGAAGGATAAAcaattggaaaagaaaataactcgaaagttgaacaaaaaaaaaaaattataatttatttacaatCAATTTTTTTGAGGGGTTGAAAACGACAGAGGATGcattccattcattcattcattgggCCATAATTCTAACAGCTGCATCGCCAGACATGTGATGTTTGGTACACAGAACCACACATacgcacgttatatatatatatgtatgtatgtatatattgtgtgtgtaatacatacgaAAAGTGTTGAATGTGTTCGCTCGAAACTGTGTAGATGTACgcgtagacacaaacacacatacacaagcattgtatgtatatatatatatatgtgcgtgtgtgtgtatcaatgatgTTTTTGTCATTCGTTTAGATGGAGTAGGGAGACTGGCAGTAAGGAACAGTTAAGCTGGTGTGATAAGCTTTGCTTGGAGGTGACAGACAGCCCCAGACCTGGTTCTATGCCAGGACAAGAGAGGAGgcattagtggtgatggtggtgttgatgatgatggcgacaatagtggtggtggaggtatggGAGGGGGGAGCACTACGTGTTAATACCGTCGTATGTGTATGGCTTGGCTGCCTCTttataataaaggtttcaaaagACACTCTTTTACCATCGTGgtctgtatatgtctgtttgtctctgtcgcTTTCTTTTCCAAACTTCATTACTTTAACTTCTCGGCACCCACTTCTCTcgcccttactctctctctctctctctctctctctctccacaccgaCACAACTATCACCCGCACGCTGGGCTTATTCCACCCTTCCAAGTGCAGCATCCGTTTCTTCCTCCTCTTGTGTTCCTACTTTTTTCCTCTACCCCCTACCCCTTTTCTGTCTTGTCGTAGTTCGTTGATTACCGGCAAATACTTGTAAACGTGTGTGCTGCCAGAATTTAATCACTTCCAATTGTTATTCGAAGGctataattatttgtatgtgcaaacacacactcacacatctgtatgtgtgttatatgtgcgtgtgtatgtatgtatatatatatatatatatacacacacacatatacatatacacttgtaaTGTCAAAAGATGCCAGCGAATGTCTTCAAATAGAATATCGAGCGTCAATTCATTTTGGGGCACTTTggggtgatgtgtgtgtaatatatatatatatatatatatatatatatatatatatacacatgcacgcacatacatataactatatacacacatatatacttgcctATACGAACACGTCTCTCCATTAGAAAGGGAGTTCTGTTTATTCCATTTTCTCccgtttcattttatttatttatttattttctttctatccttATTATTTCCCACTGTTTATTCTTCTTCACTCGAAAAATTCCATTCTTTCTCCAGTTTATTTTACCTCCTTTCTCTGACCCCCCCCCTCCAAAACCCCTTATAATACTCTCTCACTTCACTTTCTCTTCGTTCGCCCTTCGCTGTGTTTTTAGGAAGGCCAAATTGTTTTAGACGTCTGTTATTTTCagttcaacacaaacacacacacaccaactcatCTTGCCGCCGACGCTCCAGTGTCAAGCAAAAATCTCTATCAGTGCCTTTTGTTTACACTGTTGTCATTGAACCTTCCATCTTGCTTCCTCactctgatctctctctctctctccccacctctggTTATCTCCTTCTCTGTCACTATTTCCTGttgtctctatttctttctttctctctctgtctctcactccctTTGGTACTTTTATCATATTTCGTTTCGTTtgctttttttccccttcctctatctctctctctctcctatatcgTTTTCTTTATTAATAGGATTGTTCTTCTCTCACCGAGCCTTCtttaatcactctctctctctctctttctatgtccgCCTGTCACTTAAGTTTCTCTCTCCACTGAGCTCAGTGGAACAAACCGCTGGTGGTAATAAGATTCACATTTCcctcaaagacaaaaaaaaaaacaaaacaaaagaagaaacaatataCACTTTAGATGTAATCCTAGATGCCTTGTGTCTCAAACTAttaaagacgggatggtcacggttggcaTACTTTTTGATCAAGAATGGATGGGAGTTTGATCAATACGACCCTAACCTAACAACTTTGCTTTTCTGTATTGTAGTGGCgctttagtgtgtgtatgtatgtatatgtgtttctgtgtatatatatatacatgtgtgtatatatatatatatatacacacattttaatcGGCCTAAGTTACAAAGTGATAGACACTTGCCTATCTTCATCTGAGATAATATTCTG containing:
- the LOC115230171 gene encoding transcription factor 7-like 2 translates to MPHVSSGGSEDFFSKDEVKVYKDEGEEEKRSSENLSEDKLGLVTESEEGKNSSLPGQSYPGGEKSNTSGRPEDGMLSY